The Lutibacter sp. Hel_I_33_5 genome has a window encoding:
- the leuB gene encoding 3-isopropylmalate dehydrogenase produces the protein MKFNIAVIPGDGIGPEVTAQAKKALQAIGDQYDHTFIFKEALMGAIAIDKTGNPLPDETIEICKNSDAVLFGAIGDPKYDNDPAAKIRPEQGLLKLRKELGLFCNVRPVKAYEKLLKNSPLKEEVIKGTDIVIYRELTGGIYFGEKKLSEDGKKAFDGCVYSTEEIERITHVAFKAAQNRKKKLTLVDKANVLETSRLWRKTVTEIAKEYKDVTLEFLFVDNAAMQIILNPKQFDVILTENLFGDIISDEASVIGGSIGLLASASIGTENALFEPIHGSFPQAKGKDIANPLASILSAAMLLEHLGLDEEADAIERGVQKSLNLGITTEDIKGKNSYSATTSKVGHFIADYIQNQDDSNLNFQNIHMGQSTII, from the coding sequence ATGAAATTTAATATTGCAGTAATCCCGGGAGATGGTATAGGACCAGAAGTAACAGCTCAAGCAAAAAAAGCGTTACAAGCTATTGGAGATCAGTATGATCATACTTTTATCTTCAAAGAAGCATTAATGGGTGCAATAGCAATTGATAAAACTGGGAATCCTTTACCTGATGAAACTATAGAGATTTGTAAAAATTCTGATGCGGTTTTATTTGGAGCAATAGGAGATCCAAAATATGATAATGATCCAGCAGCTAAAATTCGTCCAGAGCAAGGTTTACTTAAACTTCGTAAAGAATTAGGGTTATTCTGTAATGTTAGACCCGTAAAAGCGTATGAAAAGCTGTTAAAAAACTCTCCTTTAAAAGAAGAAGTGATTAAAGGAACAGATATTGTCATTTATAGAGAATTAACTGGAGGTATATACTTTGGTGAGAAAAAACTAAGTGAAGACGGTAAAAAAGCTTTTGATGGTTGTGTGTATTCAACAGAAGAAATTGAAAGAATTACTCATGTTGCATTTAAAGCTGCACAAAATAGAAAGAAAAAACTTACACTTGTAGATAAAGCTAATGTCTTAGAGACTTCTAGATTGTGGAGGAAAACAGTTACGGAAATCGCAAAAGAATATAAAGATGTAACGTTAGAATTTTTATTTGTTGATAATGCAGCAATGCAAATTATTCTAAACCCTAAACAGTTTGATGTAATTTTAACCGAGAATCTTTTTGGTGATATTATTTCTGATGAAGCAAGTGTTATAGGTGGATCTATAGGTTTATTAGCTTCAGCATCAATAGGGACAGAAAATGCTTTATTTGAACCCATTCATGGTTCTTTTCCGCAAGCAAAAGGAAAAGATATTGCAAATCCATTAGCATCAATTCTATCTGCGGCTATGTTATTAGAGCATTTAGGATTAGATGAAGAAGCTGATGCTATTGAAAGGGGAGTACAAAAATCGCTAAACCTAGGTATTACTACAGAAGATATAAAAGGAAAGAATTCTTATTCAGCTACAACATCTAAAGTTGGGCACTTTATTGCAGATTATATTCAAAATCAGGATGATAGTAATCTAAATTTCCAGAACATTCACATGGGGCAGAGTACTATTATTTAA
- a CDS encoding outer membrane beta-barrel protein: MSIKKTLTLLLLSTFSFTVLAQEEKEEKGTFSLSGTVDTYYSSNFSKNSLGSVGVLTDVPANGFGLGMVNTIFSYEKGKAGIVADLAYGPRANAANAYTGAINQLYAYYKASESVTITLGQFNTFLGYEVISPTGNFNYSVSYLFNAGPFSHTGIKLDYASSEDLSFMFAFTNPHAITAGANPTDDYQLGFQTGYKGQYLNLVYGAVAQGGPTDVFFIDYTGGFDLTDTFYFGINAAYSNSSKADAGYQGLALYLQNKFSEKFSLGLRPEFYTTTSGAGDANQSAFTLTGSTTLTDSLSLLTEVRYDTSNDVTFFGKNNVTGATIAAVYKF, translated from the coding sequence ATGTCAATTAAAAAAACACTTACATTATTACTTTTATCAACATTCAGTTTTACTGTATTAGCACAGGAAGAAAAAGAAGAAAAGGGTACTTTTTCACTTAGCGGTACTGTAGATACTTATTACAGTAGTAACTTTTCAAAAAACTCATTAGGTTCAGTTGGCGTATTAACGGATGTTCCAGCAAATGGTTTCGGATTAGGAATGGTAAATACTATTTTTTCTTATGAAAAAGGAAAAGCTGGTATTGTTGCAGATTTAGCGTACGGTCCAAGAGCAAATGCAGCAAATGCTTATACTGGTGCAATCAATCAATTATATGCGTATTATAAAGCTTCAGAAAGTGTTACAATAACTTTAGGACAATTTAATACGTTTTTAGGGTACGAAGTGATTTCCCCAACTGGAAACTTTAATTACTCAGTATCATATTTATTTAATGCTGGGCCATTTTCACATACTGGTATTAAATTAGATTATGCTTCTTCAGAAGATTTATCATTTATGTTTGCGTTTACAAATCCACATGCAATTACTGCAGGAGCAAACCCAACAGATGATTATCAATTAGGATTTCAAACAGGATATAAAGGTCAATACTTAAACTTAGTATATGGTGCAGTTGCACAGGGTGGACCAACAGATGTATTTTTTATTGATTATACTGGTGGATTTGATTTAACAGATACATTTTATTTCGGAATCAATGCTGCATACTCAAATTCTAGTAAAGCAGATGCAGGTTACCAAGGTTTAGCTTTATATTTACAGAACAAATTTTCAGAGAAATTTTCGTTAGGTTTAAGACCTGAGTTTTATACAACTACTTCTGGTGCTGGAGATGCAAATCAATCAGCTTTTACTTTAACAGGTAGTACAACATTAACAGATAGCTTGTCATTACTTACTGAGGTAAGATATGATACTTCTAATGATGTTACTTTCTTTGGGAAAAACAATGTTACTGGAGCAACGATAGCTGCGGTTTACAAATTTTAA
- a CDS encoding P-II family nitrogen regulator: MKKIEAIIRKSKFSAVKDALHKVGVNFFSYWDVTGLGNEKEGHVYRGVSFSTSDIQRRHIAIVVNDDFEDIAIDAIINSAATGEVGDGKIFVSDIKDSYRIRTGEKGGDTLN; the protein is encoded by the coding sequence ATGAAAAAAATTGAAGCAATTATTAGAAAATCAAAATTCAGTGCCGTTAAAGACGCATTGCACAAAGTAGGAGTGAATTTCTTCTCTTATTGGGATGTAACAGGTTTAGGCAATGAAAAAGAAGGGCATGTTTATAGAGGTGTTTCTTTTAGTACAAGTGATATTCAACGTAGGCATATAGCTATTGTAGTAAATGACGATTTTGAAGATATAGCTATTGATGCTATTATTAATTCGGCAGCAACTGGAGAAGTAGGAGATGGTAAAATCTTTGTTTCTGATATTAAAGATAGTTACCGTATTAGAACTGGCGAAAAAGGAGGAGATACATTAAATTAA
- a CDS encoding ammonium transporter yields the protein MEIFTTNNVWMMICTALVFFMHTGFAFLEIGLTRQKNTINILFKNIFIITVGLLLYYLIGFNLMYPGEFNGFIGSIVPGITPPENGMTPEYADGGYTWWTDFLFQGMFAATAATIVSGAVAERMKIGPFMIFTVIYVGLIYPIAGSWKWGGGFLDGLGFYDFAGSTLVHSVGGWAALVAVWLLGPRIGKFKDGVSKAIPGHNIPLATAGVLILWLGWFGFNGGSVLSADPTLTSLTLVTTCLAAAAGGVIAALVSFIKYKNLDLTMFLNGILGGLVGITAGADVMTPESAIIIGGIAGAIIVFAVSLIDKLRLDDPVGAIAVHLVCGIWGTLAVGIFSTNPEHTFIAQLTGVACYAAFCIVTSFLIFFILKKTVGIRVSEKEELQGLDKHEHGMNAYPDFRLNEH from the coding sequence ATGGAAATATTTACAACAAATAATGTATGGATGATGATCTGTACAGCCTTAGTTTTCTTTATGCATACAGGATTTGCATTTTTAGAAATAGGTTTAACAAGACAGAAAAACACAATAAATATTTTATTCAAAAACATATTTATTATCACCGTTGGATTGTTATTATATTACTTAATTGGATTTAATTTAATGTATCCTGGAGAATTTAATGGATTTATAGGTTCAATTGTTCCAGGAATTACACCACCAGAAAATGGTATGACACCTGAATATGCAGACGGAGGTTATACATGGTGGACAGATTTCTTATTTCAAGGGATGTTTGCAGCAACAGCAGCTACGATAGTTTCTGGAGCAGTAGCAGAACGTATGAAAATAGGTCCTTTTATGATTTTTACAGTTATTTATGTAGGTTTAATTTATCCAATTGCAGGTTCTTGGAAATGGGGTGGAGGATTCTTAGACGGGTTAGGTTTTTATGATTTTGCTGGTTCAACATTAGTACATTCAGTTGGTGGATGGGCTGCCTTAGTAGCAGTTTGGTTATTAGGTCCAAGAATTGGTAAATTTAAAGATGGAGTTTCAAAAGCTATTCCTGGACATAACATACCCTTAGCAACTGCTGGTGTTTTAATACTATGGTTAGGTTGGTTTGGATTTAATGGAGGCTCTGTACTTTCTGCTGATCCAACATTAACATCATTAACATTAGTAACAACATGTTTAGCAGCAGCAGCAGGTGGTGTTATAGCAGCATTAGTATCATTTATTAAATATAAGAACCTTGATTTAACCATGTTTTTAAATGGTATTTTAGGTGGTTTAGTTGGTATTACAGCTGGAGCAGATGTTATGACTCCAGAAAGCGCTATTATTATTGGAGGTATTGCAGGAGCAATTATTGTATTTGCAGTATCATTAATTGATAAATTAAGATTAGATGACCCAGTAGGTGCTATCGCAGTGCACTTAGTATGTGGTATTTGGGGTACTTTAGCTGTAGGTATATTTTCTACAAACCCAGAGCATACTTTTATAGCTCAATTAACTGGTGTAGCTTGTTATGCAGCTTTTTGTATAGTTACATCTTTCTTAATATTTTTTATACTTAAGAAAACTGTTGGAATTAGAGTTTCAGAAAAAGAAGAATTACAAGGTTTAGATAAGCATGAGCATGGAATGAATGCATACCCAGATTTTAGATTAAATGAGCATTAA
- the gltB gene encoding glutamate synthase large subunit, with the protein MEKQGLYLPEFEHENCGAGFICNLKGEKTNQIIHDALEILVKLEHRGGVSADGKTGDGAGLLIDIPHTYFKRVCNFDIPEQRDYAVGSVFLPKNKNQYKFCRDTFETEINNQGLKVLGWREVPVDNSNLGEIALASEPNIEQLFIGKTEEITEAVFKAKLYAARKITEHIISGSKMSQVSYFYVSSLSTTTLIYKGIIRPEDIGPFFKDLQERDLVTRLALVHQRFSTNTMPTWELAQPFRFMCQNGEINTLRGNVSRMRVREEIMKSDVFGPQIDKLFPIILPGKSDSASMDMVVELLTHTGRSLPEVMMMMIPEAWEKHKTMSPERKAFYEYNACIMEPWDGPASVPFTDGDYIGALLDRNGLRPSRYTVAKSGKLIMSSEIGVVEVAPEDVESHGRLEPGKMFLVDMNEGRIINDEEIKSKIVSERPYQEWLDKTRLHLKDVPYEGETCPIETIDVKTRQRLFNYTFEDIQEVITPMAQVGKEALGSMGIDTPLAVLSDRPQLISNYFKQLFAQVTNPPLDGIREEIVTDISLSLGKDRNIFSITERQCRKLKIQNPVISNADLEKIRNISIESFKAETIEMLYPKAQGLNGLEDALENIIVQIEKALERKTNIIILSDRGVNKEFAPIPALLACSFVNHQLNRLRKRSYFDIIIESAEPREPHHFATLFGYGASAINPYMVNEIIRMQVADGFITGMDEQKAVDNFNKAIGKGILKVMNKIGISTLRSYRGSQIFEIVGFNSQFVEKYFPYTASRIEGIGLYEIEKEIDQRYKQAYPDNQIDKNLGLNIGGEYRWRRNGERHMFNPTTVAKLQQAVRLSDQKSYDVYAKAINEQAENLMTIRGLFEFDNFDPIPLDEVEPWTEIVKRFKTGAMSYGSISREAHENLAIAMNRIGGKSNSGEGGEDRKRFQPDVNGDSRNSAIKQVASGRFGVTSHYLSNAKEIQIKMAQGAKPGEGGQLPGEKVLPWIAAARNSTPFVGLISPPPHHDIYSIEDLAQLIYDLKNANREARINVKLVSEVGVGTIAAGVAKAKADVVLIAGYDGGTGASPLTSLKHAGLPWELGLAEAQQTLVLNNLRSRIVVECDGQLKTGRDVAIATLLGAEEFGFATAPLVASGCIMMRKCHLNTCPVGIATQDKELRKNFKGTPEHVINFFYYIAEELRAIMAQLGFRTMDEMIGQTHKINANKAITHYKAKGLDLSSILHRPAVYSEMEVKNSEKQDHALENVMDFQILKDSHRALFRKEKMNLSYPINNTDRTVGAIVSNEISKKYGHLGLPEDTINVNFSGSAGQSFGAFGAHGLTFTLEGNTNDYLGKGLSGAKLIVKKPAKADFIAENNIIVGNVCMFGAVDGQAYINGIAGERFAVRNSGATAVVEGVGDHCCEYMTGGKVVVLGKTGRNFAAGMSGGIAYVYDPENKFTNGLCNTETIEFEDITKENAEELKAIIKKHVSYTKSNRGKEILADWDNSINNFVRVMPTEYKRALKRLETEEQQVEELTA; encoded by the coding sequence ATGGAGAAACAAGGACTTTATTTACCTGAATTTGAACATGAGAATTGTGGAGCTGGATTTATTTGTAATCTTAAAGGAGAGAAAACAAATCAAATTATTCATGATGCATTAGAGATTTTAGTAAAACTAGAACATAGAGGTGGTGTTAGTGCAGATGGAAAAACTGGTGATGGAGCTGGATTATTAATTGATATTCCTCATACATACTTTAAAAGAGTTTGTAATTTTGATATACCAGAGCAAAGAGATTATGCAGTAGGCTCGGTTTTCTTACCGAAAAACAAAAATCAATATAAATTCTGTAGAGATACTTTTGAAACAGAAATCAATAATCAAGGATTAAAAGTTCTTGGTTGGAGAGAAGTACCAGTTGATAACTCTAATTTAGGAGAAATTGCTTTAGCTTCAGAACCAAATATCGAACAACTCTTTATTGGAAAAACAGAAGAAATAACTGAAGCTGTTTTTAAAGCAAAACTATATGCTGCTCGTAAAATTACAGAGCATATTATTTCTGGGTCTAAAATGTCTCAGGTTTCTTATTTTTATGTGTCTAGTTTATCTACAACAACTTTAATTTATAAAGGGATTATAAGACCAGAAGATATTGGTCCTTTTTTTAAAGATCTTCAAGAAAGAGATTTAGTTACTCGTTTGGCATTAGTACATCAACGTTTTTCTACAAATACAATGCCTACTTGGGAGCTAGCGCAACCATTTAGATTTATGTGTCAGAATGGAGAAATTAACACGTTAAGAGGTAATGTTTCTAGAATGCGTGTGCGTGAAGAAATCATGAAAAGTGATGTTTTCGGACCACAAATCGATAAATTATTCCCAATTATTTTACCAGGAAAATCAGATTCAGCTTCTATGGATATGGTGGTAGAATTATTAACGCATACAGGTAGGTCGTTACCTGAAGTGATGATGATGATGATTCCTGAAGCTTGGGAAAAGCACAAAACAATGTCACCAGAACGTAAAGCTTTTTACGAATACAACGCGTGTATTATGGAGCCTTGGGATGGGCCAGCTTCTGTACCGTTTACAGATGGTGATTATATTGGTGCTTTATTAGATAGAAATGGTTTAAGACCTTCTAGATATACCGTTGCTAAAAGCGGAAAATTAATTATGTCTTCAGAAATTGGTGTGGTAGAAGTTGCGCCAGAAGACGTAGAAAGTCACGGTAGATTAGAACCAGGAAAAATGTTCTTGGTGGATATGAACGAAGGACGTATCATCAATGATGAAGAAATTAAAAGTAAGATTGTTTCAGAAAGACCATATCAAGAATGGTTAGATAAAACAAGATTGCATTTAAAAGATGTTCCTTATGAAGGAGAAACGTGTCCTATAGAAACCATCGATGTAAAAACTAGACAACGTTTATTTAACTATACGTTTGAAGATATTCAAGAAGTAATTACTCCAATGGCACAAGTTGGTAAAGAAGCTTTAGGATCTATGGGAATAGATACACCTTTAGCGGTTTTATCAGACAGACCACAGTTGATTTCAAACTACTTTAAGCAATTATTTGCACAAGTTACAAATCCACCATTGGATGGAATTCGTGAAGAAATTGTAACAGACATTAGTTTATCATTAGGAAAAGATAGAAACATTTTTAGCATTACAGAAAGACAGTGTAGAAAATTAAAAATTCAAAATCCTGTTATTTCTAATGCCGATTTAGAAAAAATTAGAAACATATCAATAGAAAGTTTTAAAGCAGAAACTATTGAAATGTTATATCCAAAAGCACAAGGTCTTAACGGATTAGAAGATGCTTTAGAAAATATTATCGTTCAGATTGAAAAAGCATTAGAGCGTAAAACAAATATTATTATTCTTTCGGATAGAGGTGTAAACAAAGAATTTGCTCCTATCCCTGCTTTATTAGCATGTTCTTTTGTAAATCATCAATTAAACCGTTTACGTAAGCGTTCTTATTTCGATATTATTATTGAATCTGCAGAACCGCGTGAACCACATCATTTCGCAACTTTATTTGGTTATGGCGCAAGTGCTATCAACCCATATATGGTGAATGAAATTATCAGAATGCAAGTTGCAGATGGTTTTATTACAGGAATGGATGAACAAAAAGCTGTTGATAATTTCAATAAAGCGATAGGAAAAGGGATTTTAAAAGTGATGAACAAAATTGGAATCTCAACGCTTCGTTCGTATAGAGGTTCTCAAATTTTTGAAATAGTTGGTTTCAACTCTCAATTTGTAGAAAAATACTTCCCATACACAGCTTCAAGAATTGAAGGTATTGGATTGTATGAAATTGAAAAAGAAATTGACCAGAGATACAAACAAGCGTATCCAGACAATCAGATTGATAAAAATTTAGGATTAAATATTGGAGGAGAATATAGATGGAGACGTAATGGTGAGCGACATATGTTTAATCCAACTACGGTTGCAAAATTACAGCAAGCTGTTCGTTTAAGTGATCAGAAAAGTTATGATGTATATGCTAAAGCGATCAATGAACAAGCTGAAAATTTAATGACCATTCGTGGTTTATTCGAGTTTGATAATTTTGACCCAATTCCTTTAGATGAAGTAGAACCTTGGACAGAAATTGTAAAACGTTTTAAAACGGGTGCCATGTCTTATGGATCTATTTCAAGAGAAGCACACGAAAATTTAGCGATTGCCATGAATAGAATTGGAGGAAAATCTAATTCTGGTGAAGGCGGAGAAGATAGAAAACGTTTTCAACCTGATGTAAATGGTGATAGTAGAAACTCTGCAATTAAGCAAGTGGCTTCAGGAAGATTTGGAGTGACTTCACATTACTTATCAAACGCAAAAGAGATTCAAATTAAAATGGCTCAAGGTGCAAAACCTGGAGAAGGCGGTCAATTACCTGGTGAAAAAGTATTACCATGGATTGCAGCTGCAAGAAATTCAACCCCTTTTGTAGGTTTGATTTCGCCACCACCACATCACGATATTTATTCCATTGAAGATTTAGCACAATTAATTTACGATTTGAAAAATGCGAATCGTGAAGCAAGAATTAATGTAAAATTAGTTTCAGAAGTTGGTGTAGGTACAATTGCCGCAGGTGTTGCAAAAGCAAAAGCAGATGTTGTATTAATTGCTGGTTATGATGGAGGAACAGGAGCATCACCTTTAACATCTTTAAAACATGCTGGTTTACCTTGGGAACTTGGTTTAGCCGAAGCACAACAAACGTTAGTATTAAATAACTTAAGAAGTAGAATTGTTGTAGAATGTGATGGCCAGTTAAAAACTGGACGTGATGTTGCAATTGCTACCTTATTAGGTGCAGAAGAATTTGGATTTGCAACAGCACCTTTAGTTGCTTCTGGTTGTATTATGATGCGTAAATGTCATTTAAATACATGTCCAGTAGGTATTGCAACTCAAGATAAAGAGTTACGTAAAAACTTTAAAGGAACACCAGAACACGTAATTAATTTCTTCTATTATATAGCCGAAGAATTAAGAGCAATTATGGCACAATTAGGATTCCGTACGATGGATGAAATGATTGGTCAGACTCATAAAATAAATGCAAATAAAGCAATCACACATTATAAAGCAAAAGGATTAGACTTATCATCAATCTTACATAGACCAGCGGTTTATAGCGAGATGGAAGTTAAGAATTCTGAAAAACAAGATCATGCTTTAGAAAATGTGATGGACTTTCAAATTTTGAAAGATTCGCATAGAGCATTATTCAGAAAAGAAAAAATGAATTTGAGTTACCCAATTAATAATACTGACAGAACTGTTGGTGCTATTGTAAGTAATGAAATTTCAAAAAAATATGGTCATTTAGGATTACCAGAAGATACTATTAATGTAAACTTCTCTGGTTCTGCAGGACAAAGTTTTGGAGCATTTGGAGCACATGGATTAACATTTACTCTAGAAGGAAATACTAATGATTATTTAGGAAAAGGTTTATCTGGAGCTAAATTAATTGTTAAGAAACCAGCTAAAGCAGACTTTATTGCCGAAAACAATATCATTGTTGGTAATGTATGTATGTTCGGAGCAGTTGATGGTCAAGCATACATCAACGGAATTGCAGGAGAGCGTTTTGCAGTAAGAAACTCTGGAGCAACAGCAGTTGTAGAAGGTGTTGGAGATCATTGCTGTGAATACATGACTGGAGGTAAAGTAGTTGTTCTTGGTAAAACAGGAAGAAATTTTGCAGCAGGTATGAGTGGCGGTATTGCGTATGTATATGATCCTGAAAATAAATTCACTAATGGTTTATGTAACACAGAGACTATTGAATTTGAAGATATTACAAAAGAGAATGCAGAAGAATTAAAAGCAATCATCAAAAAACATGTTTCTTACACCAAAAGTAATAGAGGAAAAGAAATTTTAGCAGATTGGGATAACAGCATTAATAATTTTGTTAGAGTGATGCCAACTGAATACAAACGAGCTTTAAAACGTTTAGAGACAGAAGAACAACAAGTAGAAGAATTAACAGCATAG
- a CDS encoding glutamate synthase subunit beta — MGKVTGFKEFERKDEKYTPVKDRVKDYKEFTVPLSDKEITEQGSRCMDCGIPFCHSGCPLGNLIPDFNHMVHQGEWQKASWVLHATNNFPEFTGRLCPAPCEQACVLGIIEDPVSIENIEKNIVERAFKEGWIKPQPPKVRTGKTIAVVGSGPAGLATAQQLNRAGHTVTVFERDDAIGGLLRYGIPNFKMEKGIIDRRIAILEAEGITFKTNVNVGVNYDVKDLKAFDAVVLCGGATERRSLPTPGIDADGVVQAMDFLTQQTKVVFGQKIKDQVMATDKDVIVIGGGDTGSDCIGTSNRHGAKSVVNFEIMPKPPGHRSATTPWPFWPLQLKTSSSHKEGVERNWLINTKEFIKDEDGKLTALKTVNVEWEMIPGERPKLIEIEGTEKTWPCDLALLALGFTGPESTLADKLGLEKDGRSNYKATYGKYQTNVPNIFAAGDMRRGQSLIVWAISEGREAARQVDIYLMGKSDLPSKNATGDLVAL; from the coding sequence ATGGGAAAAGTAACAGGTTTTAAAGAGTTCGAAAGAAAAGATGAAAAATACACGCCAGTAAAGGATCGTGTAAAAGATTATAAAGAATTTACTGTGCCTTTAAGTGATAAAGAAATCACAGAACAAGGTTCTCGTTGTATGGATTGTGGAATACCTTTTTGCCATAGTGGTTGTCCGCTTGGGAATTTAATTCCTGATTTTAACCATATGGTTCACCAAGGTGAATGGCAGAAGGCTTCGTGGGTATTACATGCTACTAATAATTTTCCTGAGTTTACAGGTCGTTTATGTCCCGCACCATGTGAACAAGCATGTGTACTAGGAATTATTGAAGATCCTGTTTCTATTGAAAATATTGAAAAAAATATAGTAGAACGTGCGTTTAAAGAAGGATGGATTAAGCCACAACCTCCAAAAGTTAGAACCGGAAAAACGATTGCTGTAGTGGGTTCTGGACCAGCAGGTTTAGCAACAGCACAGCAATTAAATAGAGCGGGGCATACCGTTACTGTTTTTGAACGTGATGATGCTATTGGTGGATTATTACGTTACGGAATTCCTAATTTCAAAATGGAAAAAGGAATCATTGACAGACGTATTGCAATTCTTGAAGCTGAAGGAATTACATTTAAAACCAATGTAAATGTTGGTGTAAATTATGATGTAAAAGATTTAAAAGCATTTGATGCGGTCGTTTTATGTGGAGGTGCTACCGAAAGAAGAAGTTTGCCAACACCTGGTATTGATGCAGATGGCGTAGTGCAAGCTATGGATTTCTTAACACAACAAACAAAAGTTGTTTTTGGTCAAAAAATTAAAGATCAAGTAATGGCAACTGATAAGGATGTGATTGTTATTGGTGGTGGAGATACTGGTTCAGATTGTATTGGAACATCGAATCGTCATGGAGCTAAATCAGTAGTAAATTTTGAGATAATGCCGAAGCCTCCTGGACATCGTTCAGCTACAACTCCTTGGCCTTTTTGGCCATTACAGTTAAAAACGTCTTCTTCACATAAAGAAGGTGTAGAGCGTAATTGGTTAATCAATACAAAAGAATTTATTAAAGATGAAGATGGAAAATTAACTGCTTTAAAAACGGTTAATGTTGAGTGGGAAATGATTCCTGGTGAAAGACCAAAATTAATAGAAATTGAAGGAACTGAAAAAACTTGGCCATGTGATTTAGCATTGTTAGCTCTAGGTTTTACAGGACCAGAAAGTACATTAGCAGATAAATTAGGATTAGAAAAAGATGGACGTTCTAATTACAAAGCGACATACGGAAAATATCAAACCAATGTTCCTAATATTTTTGCAGCAGGAGATATGCGTAGAGGACAATCGTTAATTGTTTGGGCTATTTCTGAAGGTAGAGAAGCTGCACGTCAAGTAGATATTTATTTAATGGGTAAATCTGATTTACCTTCTAAAAATGCTACTGGAGATTTGGTTGCTTTATAA